The Prunus persica cultivar Lovell chromosome G7, Prunus_persica_NCBIv2, whole genome shotgun sequence genome has a segment encoding these proteins:
- the LOC18771371 gene encoding CDP-diacylglycerol--inositol 3-phosphatidyltransferase 1 gives MAKKSVTQRRLTKLDVYLYIPNIIGYIRVLMNCFAFAQCFSNKQLFSILYFVSFVCDGVDGWCARKFNQVSTFGAVLDMVTDRISTACLLVVLSQVYRPGFVFLSLLALDIASHWLQMYSTFLLGKASHKDVKDSTNWLFKAYYGNRMFMAYCCVACEVLYIILFLLAKNETESLIDVLTGLAKHITPLSVLVGLSLFGWAVKQAVNLIQLKTAADVCVLHDINKKQSP, from the exons ATGGCCAAGAAATCTGTAACACAACGAAGGTTAACAAAACTTGATGTCTACCTATACATACCCAATATAATTG GGTACATAAGGGTTCTTATGAACTGTTTTGCGTTTGCTCAGTGCTTCTCCAACAAGCAGCTTTTCTCTATTCTCTATTTTGTCAG CTTTGTCTGTGATGGCGTAGATGGTTGGTGTGCTCGTAAATTCAATCAAG TTTCAACCTTTGGAGCTGTTTTGGACATGGTGACAGATAG GATAAGCACTGCGTGTCTCTTGGTAGTTCTTTCACAAGTATACCG GCCTGGCtttgttttcctttcattGCTTGCCTTAGATATTGCCAGCCACTGGCTGCAGATGTACag TACTTTCCTGTTAGGCAAGGCTAGTCACAAGGATGTGAAAGACAGCACTAATTGGCTTTTTAAAGCATACTACGGGAATCGGATGTTTATGGCTTACTGTTGTGTAGCTTGTGAG GTGCTTTATATAATTCTATTTCTTCTTGCAAAGAACGAAACCGAGAGCTTGATTGAT GTCTTAACTGGACTTGCAAAGCATATTACACCTCTTTCTGTTCTTGTTGGTTTGAGTTTATTTGGATGGGCCGTCAAGCAAGCAGTCAATCTTATACAG TTGAAGACAGCAGCAGATGTGTGCGTGCTTCATGATATCAACAAAAAGCAGAGCCCCTAA